The Phaeobacter porticola genome contains the following window.
GAATGCAAGGTGCCCGTGGGCTGCGGTGATCTGCGTGCCGTGACTGTAGAAGTTGACACCGTGCAAGGTGTGCAAGAAACCCCATACACCCGCGCCAAAGAAGGCGACCGTGCTGGACCCAAGCGACCACAGAAGCGCTGCCTTGTTGGGATGGTTCTTGCGGCCCTTCCATACCATCACAAATGCAAAGCTCATCATCAGGAAGAACGGGATCACCTCGAAGGTCGAGAAGATCGAGCCAACCCACTGCCAGTAACCGGGCAAGCCGATCCAGTAGAAGTGATGGCCTGTGCCAAGGATGCCCGAAAAGAGCGCGGTGGCGACGATGACATAGAGCCATTTTTCAACGACTTCACGGTCTACGCCGGTCAGCTTTAAGAGGAGGAAGGCGAGGATCGCGGCCATCACCAACTCCCAGGTCGCCTCGACCCAAAGGTGTACGACGAACCACCAGTACATTTTGTCCAAGCTGAGATTGTCGGGGTTAATGAAGGCAAAAACCCACAACAGTGACAAGAGCCAAAGCCCCATCAGCAGCACGCCGGTGATCGCAGTTTTCCTGCCCGCCAGAACGGTCATCGAGATGTTGAGCAGGAAGATCAGTGCCGCCACAAGGATGCCGAATTTCACCCAGAGCGGTTGCTCCAGAAACTCGCGTCCCCCATGGATGCCGACAAGGTAGCTGCCGACTGCCCCTAAAGTGCCGATTAGCAAGATGATCAGTTGGATATAAGCCAGCTTGGTCGAGTAAATTTCGCGCTCGGATTCTTCGGGAATGAGGAAATAAGCCGCACCAAAGAAGCCCAAAAGCAGCCAGACGATCAGCGCATTTGTATGGATCATGCGGATCACGTTGAACGGCAAAAGTTCCGATAAGAAGTTGGGCGAGACATAAATCCAACCCGCGAGAAGCCCGCCGATCACCTGAATGCAGAACAGCGCCAGGGCCGCAAGGAAGTACCAATAGGCCACTTTTTGTGATTGATATTTCATGGTTTGTCCTTTCTCGCGGGTTACCCGGCCTCGGTAGGAGGCCAGCCCTGTGTGTCAGTCTGATCTGCCCATCGCAGAAACTCGGCCAGGCCGCGAATGTCCTCGTCGGTTAGTTCATAGCGGGGCATTTGACGGCGGCCTTCGGTGCCGCTGGGTTGCGCCTCGATCCAACCTTTGAGCGTCTCGAAAGCGTCTTCAGGGTCTTCCAGAACACCCCAGCGGGTCATCACATTGCCAACCTCGGGGGCGAAATACGCGCCTTCCCCATGCAGGCTGTGGCAATTGATGCAGG
Protein-coding sequences here:
- a CDS encoding cbb3-type cytochrome c oxidase subunit I, which codes for MKYQSQKVAYWYFLAALALFCIQVIGGLLAGWIYVSPNFLSELLPFNVIRMIHTNALIVWLLLGFFGAAYFLIPEESEREIYSTKLAYIQLIILLIGTLGAVGSYLVGIHGGREFLEQPLWVKFGILVAALIFLLNISMTVLAGRKTAITGVLLMGLWLLSLLWVFAFINPDNLSLDKMYWWFVVHLWVEATWELVMAAILAFLLLKLTGVDREVVEKWLYVIVATALFSGILGTGHHFYWIGLPGYWQWVGSIFSTFEVIPFFLMMSFAFVMVWKGRKNHPNKAALLWSLGSSTVAFFGAGVWGFLHTLHGVNFYSHGTQITAAHGHLAFYGAYVALNLAIFSYAMPMLRERAPYNQVLNMASFWLMTGGMAFMTFVLTFAGTIQTHMQRVVGDYYMEVQESLSIFYMMRFGAGACVVTGALLFIYSLLVVRRDEIIAPGPANPVPGE
- a CDS encoding c-type cytochrome, with translation MAEFLTKSRARNIFYGGSIFFVVVFVAMTVHSHKYVVETSTAGMELSEAVVHGKHIWEENSCINCHSLHGEGAYFAPEVGNVMTRWGVLEDPEDAFETLKGWIEAQPSGTEGRRQMPRYELTDEDIRGLAEFLRWADQTDTQGWPPTEAG